In the Bos taurus isolate L1 Dominette 01449 registration number 42190680 breed Hereford chromosome 21, ARS-UCD2.0, whole genome shotgun sequence genome, one interval contains:
- the SNX33 gene encoding sorting nexin-33 yields the protein MALKGRALYDFRSENKEEISIWQDEDLVIFSETSLDGWLQGQNSRGETGLFPASYVEILRSDTGSNHANYSSSPAGSLGTQVSLYDSSNTSRSGGGSGFLSNQGSFEEDDDDDWDDWDDGCTVVEEPRAGGLGTNGHPPLNLSYPGAYPSQHMAFRPKPPLERQDSLASAKRGSVVGRNLNRFSCFVRSGVEAFILGDVPMMAKIAETYSIEMGPHGPQWKANPHPFSCSVEDPTKQTKFKGIKSYISYKLTPTHASSPVYRRYKHFDWLYNRLLHKFTVISVPHLPEKQATGRFEEDFIEKRKRRLILWMDHMTSHPVLSQYEGFQHFLSCLDDKQWKMGKRRAEKDEMVGASFLLTFQIPTEHQDLQDVEDRVDTFKAFSKKMDDSVLQLSTVASELVRKHVGGFRKEFQKLGNAFQAISHAFQMDPPFSSEALNSAISHTGRTYEMVGEMFAEQPKNDLFRMLDTLSLYQGLLSNFPDIIHLQKGAFAKVKESQRMSDEGRMAQEEADGIRRRCRVVGFALQAEMNHFHQRRELDFKHMMQNYLRQQILFYQRVGQQLEKTLRMYDSL from the exons ATGGCACTCAAAGGGCGAGCCCTTTATGACTTCCGCAGCGAGAACAAGGAGGAGATCAGCATCTGGCAGGACGAGGACCTGGTCATCTTCAGTGAGACCTCGCTGGATGGCTGGCTGCAGGGCCAGAACAGCCGTGGGGAGACTGGGCTCTTCCCTGCCTCTTACGTGGAGATCCTCCGTTCTGACACCGGCTCCAACCATGCCAACTACTCCAGCAGCCCCGCAGGCTCTCTGGGCACCCAGGTGAGCTTATATGACAGCTCCAACACTTCCAGGAGTGGCGGCGGCAGTGGCTTTCTGTCAAACCAGGGTAGTTTCGAGGAGGACGATGACGATGACTGGGATGACTGGGATGATGGATGCACGGTGGTGGAGGAGCCACGGGCCGGTGGGCTGGGCACCAATGGGCACCCTCCACTCAACCTCTCCTACCCTGGTGCCTACCCCAGCCAACACATGGCCTTCCGGCCCAAGCCACCCCTGGAGCGGCAGGACAGCCTGGCATCTGCCAAGAGAGGCAGCGTGGTGGGGCGCAACCTCAACCGCTTCTCGTGCTTCGTGCGCTCTGGCGTGGAGGCCTTCATCCTGGGTGACGTGCCCATGATGGCCAAAATCGCTGAGACATACTCCATTGAAATGGGCCCTCACGGCCCCCAGTGGAAGGCCAACCCCCATCCGTTTTCGTGCTCCGTGGAGGACCCAACCAAACAGACCAAATTCAAGGGCATCAAAAGCTACATCTCCTACAAGCTCACACCCACCCACGCCAGCTCACCTGTCTACCGGCGCTACAAACACTTCGACTGGCTCTACAACCGCCTGCTGCACAAATTCACTGTCATTTCGGTGCCCCACCTCCCAGAGAAGCAGGCCACAGGTCGCTTTGAGGAGGACTTTATTGAGAAGCGGAAGCGGCGGCTCATCCTCTGGATGGACCACATGACCAGCCACCCTGTGCTGTCCCAGTATGAGGGTTTCCAGCATTTCCTCAGCTGCCTGGATGACAAGCAGTGGAAGATGGGCAAACGCCGGGCtgagaaggatgagatggtgggcGCCAGCTTCCTGCTCACCTTCCAGATCCCCACAGAGCACCAGGACCTGCAGGACGTGGAGGACCGCGTGGACACCTTCAAAGCCTTCAGCAAGAAGATGGACGACAGCGTCCTGCAGCTCAGCACGGTGGCCTCAGAGCTGGTGCGCAAGCATGTGGGGGGCTTCCGCAAGGAATTCCAGAAGCTGGGCAATGCCTTCCAGGCCATCAGCCATGCCTTCCAGATGGACCCCCCCTTCAGCTCCGAGGCCCTCAACAGCGCCATCTCTCACACGGGCCGAACCTATGAAATGGTTGGTGAAATGTTCGCTGAGCAGCCCAAGAATGACCTCTTCCGGATGCTCGACACACTGTCTCTCTACCAGGGACTGCTCTCCAACTTCCCCGACATCATTCACCTGCAGAAAG GCGCCTTCGCCAAGGTGAAGGAGAGCCAGCGCATGAGTGACGAGGGCCGCATGGCGCAGGAGGAGGCTGATGGCATTCGCCGGCGCTGCCGCGTGGTGGGCTTTGCCCTGCAGGCCGAGATGAACCACTTCCACCAGCGCCGCGAGCTCGACTTCAAGCACATGATGCAGAACTACCTGCGCCAGCAGATCCTGTTCTACCAGCGGGTCGGCCAGCAGCTGGAGAAGACGCTGCGCATGTATGACAGCCTCTGA